A single Cannabis sativa cultivar Pink pepper isolate KNU-18-1 chromosome 7, ASM2916894v1, whole genome shotgun sequence DNA region contains:
- the LOC115697217 gene encoding ADP-ribosylation factor GTPase-activating protein AGD12 has protein sequence MGDRPYELGRPSSGKRRLKDLLHEKDNRVCADCGAPDPKWASANIGVFICLKCCGVHRSLGSHISKVLSVTLDEWSDDEIDSMIEVGGNSSANSIYEAFIPEGIKKPGPSASHDERSKYIRSKYELQEFLKPSLRISSISSAKTSLQSSFSRKLMDSFRSSNSHSLEGMVEFIGLLKVKVIRGKNLAVRDMLSSDPYVILNLGQQSVQTTVAKSNLNPVWNEELMLSVPQPFGPLKLRVFDHDLFSADDIMGEAEVDLQPLITSAMAFGDAGMFGNMQIGKWLKSSDNALIEDSTVNIIDGKVKQEVSLKLQNVESGELELELEWMPLEQ, from the exons ATGGGTGACCGTCCATATGAGCTTGGGAGACCTTCATCAG GGAAAAGAAGATTAAAGGATTTATTGCATGAAAAAGATAATCGTGTATGTGCTGATTGTGGTGCACCAGATCCTAAGTGGGC GTCAGCAAATATTGGAGTTTTTATATGCTTAAAATGCTGTGGTGTACACAGAAGCCTTGGTTCACATATCTCAAAG GTCTTGTCTGTgacattggatgaatggtctgaTGATGAAATTGATTCAATGATTGAAGTTGGAGGAAATTCTTCTGCTAACTCAATTTATGAGGCTTTTATTCCTGAAGGAATTAAAAAGCCAGGACCAAGTGCTAGTCACGATGAGCGTTCAAAATATATCCG GTCAAAATATGAGCTTCAAGAATTTTTGAAACCTAGCTTGAGAATTTCATCCATTTCTTCTGCAAAGACCTCTCTTCAATCGAGTTTCTCTAGGAAGCTTATGGATAGTTTTCGGAGTTCAAATTCACATAGTTTG GAAGGAATGGTGGAATTTATTGGTTTATTGAAGGTGAAAGTGATAAGAGGCAAAAATTTAGCTGTCAGAGATATGCTGTCCAGTGATCCTTATGTCATTTTAAATCTTGGGCAACAg AGTGTTCAGACGACCGTGGCAAAGAGCAATTTGAATCCAGTCTGGAATGAGGAACTTATGCTTTCGGTTCCTCAGCCATTCGGACCCTTAAAGTTG CGGGTGTTTGATCATGACCTTTTCTCAGCGGACGACATAATGGGAGAAGCCGAAGTTGATCTTCAACCCTTGATAACCTCAGCAATGGCATTCGGTGATGCGGGAATGTTTGGAAACATGCAGATTGGAAAATGGTTGAAGTCAAGTGACAATGCACTCATAGAAGATAGCACTGTCAACATTATTGATGGGAAGGTAAAACAAGAGGTGTCACTCAAGCTTCAAAATGTGGAATCTGGAGAACTAGAGCTAGAACTAGAGTGGATGCCTCTTGAACAATAG